In Mycolicibacterium phocaicum, one DNA window encodes the following:
- a CDS encoding FAD binding domain-containing protein: MKTFDFHRARDVDDALDLAARAGATYYAGGTNLLDLMKLGVAAPTTVVDVSQLGLDQITATDDGGIMIGSGVSNSAIANHDLVRTQYPVLSQAILSGATTQLRNMATAGGNLLQRTRCPYFMDAEFPACNKRRPGSGCGALQGFNREHALFGASPSCVAVHPSDMAVALSMLDAVVHVRASTGSRSISLADFFRLPGDEPDRDNTLLPGELIVGIQLPPSEYARRSWYLKVRDRHSYAFALVSVAVGLTLDDGVVISAAISLGGVAAKPWRVPDAESALVGNAAGDEAFRNAAEIALRGAAPLSQNRFKVDLGKHSVLRALHKASTR, from the coding sequence ATGAAGACTTTCGACTTCCACCGCGCCCGAGATGTCGACGACGCCCTCGATCTTGCGGCCCGTGCCGGCGCCACCTACTACGCGGGCGGCACAAACCTGCTGGACCTGATGAAGCTCGGTGTCGCAGCGCCGACGACTGTGGTCGATGTCAGCCAACTCGGCTTGGATCAGATCACCGCGACCGATGACGGCGGCATCATGATCGGCTCCGGCGTCAGCAACAGCGCAATCGCCAACCACGATCTGGTCCGAACTCAGTATCCGGTGTTGTCGCAGGCGATCCTGTCCGGGGCAACAACCCAGCTTCGGAACATGGCCACCGCCGGCGGCAATCTCCTGCAACGGACTCGTTGTCCCTACTTCATGGACGCCGAGTTCCCGGCGTGTAACAAACGCCGGCCCGGGTCTGGATGCGGTGCGCTACAAGGTTTCAACCGTGAGCACGCGCTGTTCGGGGCCAGTCCGTCCTGCGTCGCGGTGCACCCGTCTGACATGGCGGTGGCGCTGTCGATGCTCGATGCGGTGGTGCACGTCCGGGCGAGCACCGGTTCGCGCAGCATCTCGCTGGCCGATTTCTTCCGGCTTCCCGGGGACGAACCCGACCGGGACAACACGCTGCTACCAGGCGAACTGATCGTCGGCATTCAGTTGCCGCCATCGGAATACGCCCGCCGCAGTTGGTATCTCAAGGTCCGCGACCGCCACAGCTATGCCTTCGCCCTGGTATCAGTTGCAGTTGGCCTGACACTTGACGACGGCGTCGTCATCTCAGCGGCCATCTCGCTCGGCGGCGTCGCCGCCAAACCGTGGCGCGTACCCGATGCCGAATCGGCACTCGTCGGTAATGCCGCCGGCGACGAGGCCTTTCGGAACGCAGCTGAAATCGCGCTGCGCGGCGCCGCCCCGCTGAGCCAGAACCGATTCAAAGTCGACCTCGGCAAGCACAGCGTCCTGCGGGCCCTGCACAAGGCCAGTACACGGTGA
- a CDS encoding MFS transporter: MSAARWHHDITRTQWLVLAGTTLGWGLDGFAGSLYVLVLGPAMNELLPNSGIDTDAAAIGFYGGLTVALFLIGWATGGILFGILADYFGRTRVLSAGILTYAAFSALACFADTWWQLGVLRFIAGLGSGVEAPVGAALIAETWRNRFRARAGGVMMAGYAGGFFMAAAAYALLGDHGWRAMMLLAGIPALVVWFIRRYVPEPPEIGAHLQARKERKALGHNHVHDRFVLRRLFGPPLLHPMLVCTALATGALIAFWSVSTWYPQIIRQVTKAEGLPSGVADHRVAVAAMLFNAGGIIGYAAWGFVADAIGRRNAFAISFTVSAATIAWTFPFGRSHTELLIAMPLLGFGLFGALSGTFIYGPELFPPSVRATALAVCNSVGRYVTALGPLTAGVIASSWFDGNLGIATASVSAVGLIAVIGLAFARETRGEPMPVDQPTTQTSRLSEKSAS; the protein is encoded by the coding sequence ATGTCCGCAGCACGCTGGCATCACGACATCACCCGAACGCAGTGGCTGGTCCTGGCGGGCACCACGCTGGGCTGGGGCCTGGACGGCTTCGCCGGCAGCCTCTACGTCCTCGTCCTCGGCCCCGCCATGAACGAGCTGCTCCCGAACAGCGGCATCGACACCGATGCCGCTGCCATCGGGTTCTACGGCGGCCTGACCGTCGCGCTCTTCCTCATCGGATGGGCAACCGGCGGAATCCTTTTCGGCATACTCGCCGACTATTTCGGCCGTACCCGGGTGCTGTCGGCGGGCATCCTCACCTACGCGGCGTTCAGCGCGCTCGCCTGCTTCGCCGACACCTGGTGGCAGCTGGGCGTCCTGCGATTCATCGCAGGCCTCGGATCGGGCGTCGAGGCGCCGGTTGGTGCCGCCCTGATCGCCGAGACCTGGCGCAACCGATTCCGGGCCCGCGCCGGCGGAGTGATGATGGCCGGATACGCCGGTGGCTTCTTCATGGCGGCCGCCGCCTATGCACTGCTGGGTGACCACGGATGGCGCGCCATGATGCTGCTCGCCGGCATCCCGGCCCTGGTGGTGTGGTTCATCCGCCGCTATGTCCCCGAGCCACCCGAGATCGGCGCCCACTTGCAAGCACGTAAAGAACGGAAAGCACTGGGCCACAATCACGTCCACGATCGATTCGTGCTGCGACGCCTGTTCGGCCCGCCACTGCTGCACCCCATGCTGGTCTGCACCGCACTGGCCACCGGCGCGCTCATCGCGTTCTGGAGCGTGTCGACCTGGTACCCGCAGATCATCCGGCAGGTGACCAAGGCCGAAGGCCTCCCGTCCGGCGTGGCCGATCACCGGGTCGCGGTGGCCGCGATGCTGTTCAATGCCGGCGGCATAATCGGCTACGCAGCATGGGGTTTCGTCGCCGACGCGATCGGCCGCAGGAACGCCTTCGCGATCAGCTTCACGGTCTCGGCCGCCACCATCGCGTGGACGTTTCCGTTCGGCCGCAGTCACACCGAGCTGCTCATCGCGATGCCGCTGCTGGGCTTCGGTCTGTTCGGCGCCCTGTCAGGCACCTTCATCTACGGTCCGGAACTCTTCCCGCCCAGTGTGCGTGCCACCGCGCTGGCCGTGTGCAACAGCGTCGGCCGTTACGTCACCGCGCTCGGGCCTCTCACCGCCGGGGTGATCGCCTCGTCATGGTTCGACGGCAACCTCGGCATCGCCACCGCCTCGGTGTCGGCGGTAGGCCTGATCGCCGTCATCGGGCTGGCCTTCGCCCGCGAAACCCGCGGGGAACCCATGCCCGTCGACCAACCCACCACGCAAACCAGCCGGCTGAGCGAAAAGAGCGCGTCATGA
- a CDS encoding (2Fe-2S)-binding protein, giving the protein MTEYTIGLIVNGTPVTMTADVRTTLLDLLRERLQLTGTKKGCDHGLCGACTVSVDARRVLSCLTLAVTIEGATVVTIEGIAQDDQLHPLQEAFIDHDGFQCGYCTPGQICSARAMLAEHARGDLSAATFDGPFTDLANGPDTLSTNEIRERMAGNICRCGAYPNIVDAIASCLPEHRP; this is encoded by the coding sequence ATGACGGAATACACCATCGGGCTGATCGTCAACGGCACTCCAGTCACGATGACAGCCGACGTCCGCACCACTCTGCTGGACCTGCTGCGTGAACGCCTGCAGCTCACCGGCACGAAGAAGGGCTGCGATCACGGCCTCTGCGGCGCCTGCACGGTTTCGGTCGACGCTCGGCGGGTCCTGAGCTGCCTCACCCTGGCCGTGACGATCGAGGGCGCCACTGTCGTGACCATCGAAGGCATCGCCCAAGACGACCAGCTGCACCCGCTGCAAGAAGCATTCATCGACCACGACGGATTCCAATGTGGTTACTGCACGCCCGGCCAGATCTGTTCTGCCCGCGCCATGCTCGCCGAACACGCACGCGGGGATCTGTCCGCCGCAACCTTCGACGGCCCGTTCACCGACCTCGCGAATGGACCGGATACCTTATCTACCAACGAAATCCGTGAACGCATGGCAGGCAACATCTGCCGTTGCGGCGCCTACCCCAACATCGTCGACGCCATCGCGTCATGCCTGCCCGAGCATCGCCCATGA
- a CDS encoding aldehyde dehydrogenase: MTQVSPAPTVVTDAPLTPTRHILSPATGAVIATVPEQGAREVDAAVAKARAAFEDGPWPAMVRSERAKLLLRIADAIESASEKLYTLEAQNNGRPITETRAQLSRVPEWFRYNAGLLAAQRQAVLPGDGPYLTYQQRLPLGVCGIITPFNHPMLILARSLSAALANGNTVVVKPSELTPLTTLALAEIVTAAGLPDGVLNVVTGAREAGVRLTGHPDIAKITLTGGTEAGRSAAVATASRFARITAELGGKTPVLLFDDVDPQIAAEGAAFSAFVAAGQSCVAGSRFLVQRGIYDEFVTALTARARAIRIGDPALPDTQMGPLISTRQRDKVTALIQTGVDEGATLAAGGQIPALPSPFDGGFYLEPTVLSDATMDMTVAREEIFGPVAVVIPFDSEHDGVQMANDNPYGLGAGVWTTDVSRAHRVAASINAGMVWVNDHHRLEPSLPWGGIKESGSGKDAGTESFDDFSWVKTIVVRTAAEPVDWYGGQPQRRLN; encoded by the coding sequence ATGACCCAAGTCTCACCGGCCCCCACCGTGGTCACGGATGCGCCCCTCACCCCTACCCGCCATATCCTCAGCCCCGCCACCGGCGCGGTGATCGCCACCGTCCCCGAGCAGGGGGCGCGTGAGGTCGATGCCGCGGTGGCCAAGGCCCGCGCGGCGTTCGAAGACGGGCCGTGGCCCGCCATGGTCCGGAGCGAGCGCGCCAAGCTGCTGCTGCGCATCGCCGACGCCATCGAATCCGCGAGCGAGAAGCTCTACACCCTCGAGGCGCAGAACAACGGACGGCCGATCACCGAAACCCGGGCCCAGCTGTCCCGCGTACCGGAATGGTTCCGGTACAACGCCGGGCTGCTGGCCGCGCAACGTCAGGCCGTGTTGCCGGGCGACGGGCCCTACCTCACCTACCAACAGCGGTTACCGCTCGGTGTGTGCGGCATCATCACGCCGTTCAACCATCCGATGCTCATCCTGGCGCGCAGCCTGTCGGCCGCACTCGCCAATGGAAACACGGTGGTGGTCAAGCCATCTGAGCTGACACCACTGACGACGCTGGCCCTTGCCGAAATCGTCACCGCCGCCGGGCTACCCGACGGCGTGCTCAATGTGGTGACGGGCGCACGTGAGGCGGGCGTGCGCCTCACCGGCCATCCCGACATCGCCAAGATCACTCTCACCGGTGGCACCGAGGCCGGTAGATCGGCAGCGGTCGCGACAGCGTCCCGGTTCGCGCGCATCACCGCCGAGCTGGGCGGCAAGACGCCGGTGTTGCTCTTCGACGACGTCGACCCCCAGATCGCCGCCGAGGGCGCGGCCTTCAGCGCGTTCGTCGCGGCCGGCCAGTCGTGTGTCGCCGGATCGCGGTTCCTGGTGCAGCGCGGCATCTACGACGAGTTCGTCACCGCCCTCACCGCGCGGGCCCGGGCCATTCGGATCGGAGACCCGGCCCTGCCGGACACCCAGATGGGGCCGCTCATCAGCACCCGGCAGCGCGACAAGGTCACGGCGCTGATCCAGACCGGTGTCGATGAAGGCGCGACCCTCGCAGCCGGCGGCCAGATACCCGCACTGCCAAGCCCTTTCGACGGCGGCTTCTATCTCGAACCCACCGTGTTGTCCGACGCCACCATGGACATGACGGTCGCCCGCGAGGAGATCTTCGGGCCGGTCGCCGTGGTCATCCCGTTCGACAGCGAGCACGACGGCGTGCAGATGGCCAACGACAACCCGTACGGACTCGGCGCCGGAGTTTGGACAACCGATGTGAGCCGCGCCCACCGCGTGGCGGCGAGCATCAACGCGGGCATGGTCTGGGTCAACGACCACCACCGCCTGGAACCGTCCCTCCCCTGGGGCGGCATCAAGGAATCCGGCTCCGGAAAGGACGCCGGCACAGAGTCTTTCGACGACTTCTCCTGGGTCAAGACGATCGTGGTGCGCACCGCTGCCGAGCCCGTCGACTGGTACGGCGGGCAGCCCCAGCGCCGCCTCAACTGA
- a CDS encoding helix-turn-helix domain-containing protein: MTTSTGRERPGAELVTWLAALRTLSALACAETDLAEVLCLVADTARTLLGFDFCGVLIPDDSGEQLLVRGWSGLSDEYVGRVNSDRPIRLDSTSPSTRAFHTGEPVAIRDVRIEPRFALWAGVAQEQGYRAIIAVPLIAGTEVLGTLNGYYASVHTFTRYEIERLTLLANHAAIAVTSARRLDELRTLTTSLREQRDALARSEQIHERLLAVSLRSGGVNGIAAALSDLIGRPVLIDDARQTELARSGDGIDYPAVAVRTATADAESAATSATVGEVVDDQDASTGWLVARVRLGSEVAARIWFPGGPDSLDPLQIRAVEHASIVISVELLRMQTAAEVERRVRGELLTDVLAGSGQLSGQIRERARRLGHDLSVAHVAVVATLAGPSESATRRAWQRALSVVTELASGHQPRPLVAMHGGTLVALWPGDSDESAGVIVQRELSRIAPNISATVAVSPVHGSDYGDAYRIAKSALEISLRSGRTDSVVTLEDLGIVGLLLQLDDPAKLTAFANRTLAPIIDYDAKHRTDLIATLRAHFAGKQDRTATAEKLLIHPNTVAQRLRRIESLCAADLADPAVSVQFSSALIVYDIAAQGQGRY, translated from the coding sequence ATGACGACGTCGACGGGCCGCGAACGGCCGGGGGCGGAACTGGTCACGTGGTTGGCAGCGTTGCGCACCCTCAGTGCCCTGGCCTGCGCCGAGACCGATCTGGCCGAGGTGCTCTGCCTCGTCGCCGATACCGCACGCACGCTGCTGGGCTTCGACTTCTGCGGCGTGCTCATCCCCGACGACAGCGGCGAGCAACTGCTCGTGCGGGGCTGGAGCGGATTGTCGGACGAGTACGTCGGGCGGGTGAACTCCGACCGCCCCATCCGGCTGGACAGCACCTCGCCGTCTACTCGCGCTTTCCACACCGGCGAACCGGTGGCCATCCGCGACGTGCGGATCGAACCCCGATTCGCCCTCTGGGCCGGCGTGGCACAAGAGCAGGGCTACCGGGCGATCATCGCCGTGCCGCTCATCGCCGGCACCGAGGTGCTGGGGACACTCAACGGCTACTACGCCTCGGTGCACACCTTCACCCGCTATGAGATCGAGCGGCTGACCCTGCTCGCCAACCATGCCGCCATCGCGGTGACGTCGGCGCGCCGGCTCGATGAACTGCGTACCCTGACCACATCGCTACGCGAGCAACGCGATGCGCTCGCGCGTTCGGAACAGATCCACGAACGGCTGCTCGCAGTGAGCTTGCGCTCGGGAGGCGTCAACGGGATCGCCGCGGCGTTGAGCGACTTGATCGGCCGGCCCGTGCTCATCGATGACGCCCGCCAGACCGAGCTCGCGCGCTCCGGCGACGGCATCGACTACCCGGCCGTCGCAGTCCGGACCGCGACGGCCGATGCTGAGTCCGCGGCGACCTCGGCGACGGTCGGTGAGGTTGTCGACGATCAGGACGCTTCGACTGGCTGGCTCGTCGCGCGGGTGCGGCTGGGCAGCGAGGTCGCAGCCCGCATCTGGTTCCCCGGGGGGCCCGATTCGCTTGACCCCCTGCAGATTCGGGCGGTAGAGCACGCCTCCATCGTCATCTCGGTGGAGTTGCTGCGGATGCAGACCGCAGCCGAGGTCGAGCGACGGGTGCGCGGCGAGCTGCTGACCGATGTGCTGGCCGGCAGCGGTCAGCTGTCGGGCCAGATTCGGGAGCGGGCCCGACGGTTGGGCCACGATCTGTCCGTCGCTCACGTCGCCGTCGTCGCCACGCTGGCCGGTCCCAGTGAGTCGGCCACCCGCCGGGCGTGGCAACGTGCGCTTTCCGTCGTCACCGAGCTGGCATCGGGACATCAGCCACGCCCGCTGGTGGCGATGCATGGCGGAACCCTGGTCGCGCTGTGGCCAGGTGATAGCGATGAGTCTGCGGGAGTCATCGTGCAGCGGGAGTTGTCCAGGATCGCGCCGAACATCTCAGCGACCGTCGCGGTGTCGCCCGTCCACGGATCCGATTACGGCGACGCCTACCGGATCGCCAAGAGTGCATTGGAGATCTCCCTGCGCTCGGGCCGCACTGATTCCGTTGTGACTCTTGAAGATCTGGGTATCGTCGGTCTACTGCTACAGCTCGATGACCCGGCCAAGCTGACAGCCTTCGCCAACCGGACACTGGCTCCGATCATCGACTACGACGCCAAACACCGCACCGACCTCATTGCCACGCTGCGAGCCCACTTCGCCGGTAAGCAGGACCGCACCGCAACGGCCGAGAAGCTGTTGATTCACCCCAATACGGTCGCCCAGCGGCTGCGGCGCATCGAATCGCTGTGCGCGGCGGACCTGGCCGATCCGGCCGTCAGCGTCCAGTTCTCGTCCGCGCTCATCGTGTACGACATCGCGGCGCAAGGCCAAGGCAGATACTGA
- a CDS encoding amidohydrolase family protein gives MSPRIPDGVIDVHAHWLPRALFVLPPGAPYGPLNDRDGQLHLGDLPLSIATDAMSDAVAITEDMDRAGVAVRVLSAPPFAFPLTGAGAEYAVAFNTALADVVGKSEGRFLGLGIVALGEPQDITSQLTALRGTAGIVGVAIPPVVDGDSLHRGALRHIVSEAARLDLAVLVHPMQIGRPEWSDYYLANLIGNPVETATAVANLVLSGLKDDLPALRICFLHGGGCAPGLLGRWDHGWRARADVRAAGSRLPSDVVAELYFDTVTHDAPQLELLRKVAGKDKVVCGSDYPFDMAESDPVRFAVKYGPDEDALTRAARTFLGVN, from the coding sequence ATGAGCCCGCGCATCCCCGACGGGGTCATCGACGTCCACGCCCATTGGTTGCCCCGTGCCCTGTTCGTGTTGCCGCCCGGTGCCCCGTATGGCCCCTTGAACGACCGCGACGGCCAGCTGCACCTCGGCGACCTTCCGCTGTCGATCGCCACCGACGCCATGAGCGACGCGGTCGCGATCACCGAGGACATGGACCGCGCCGGCGTCGCGGTGCGCGTACTTTCCGCGCCGCCGTTTGCTTTTCCGCTCACCGGGGCCGGCGCCGAGTACGCCGTCGCCTTCAACACCGCACTGGCCGACGTCGTCGGAAAGTCGGAGGGACGGTTCCTCGGGCTCGGCATCGTGGCCCTGGGCGAACCCCAAGACATCACCTCCCAGTTGACCGCGCTGCGTGGCACCGCGGGCATCGTCGGCGTCGCGATACCGCCGGTGGTCGACGGCGACTCCCTGCATCGGGGAGCGTTGCGGCACATCGTCTCCGAGGCCGCGCGCCTCGATCTCGCCGTGCTGGTGCATCCCATGCAGATCGGCCGGCCCGAGTGGAGCGACTACTACCTGGCCAACCTCATCGGCAACCCTGTCGAAACCGCCACTGCGGTGGCCAATCTCGTGCTGAGCGGGCTCAAAGACGACCTGCCCGCGTTACGCATCTGCTTCCTGCACGGCGGCGGCTGCGCACCCGGCCTGCTCGGCAGGTGGGACCATGGCTGGCGGGCCCGTGCCGATGTCCGCGCCGCAGGCAGCCGATTGCCGTCCGACGTCGTGGCCGAGCTGTATTTCGACACCGTCACCCATGACGCGCCGCAGCTCGAACTGCTCAGGAAGGTCGCCGGTAAGGACAAGGTGGTCTGTGGCAGCGACTATCCCTTCGACATGGCCGAATCGGACCCGGTACGGTTCGCGGTCAAGTACGGACCCGATGAGGACGCA
- a CDS encoding DUF732 domain-containing protein, which translates to MRIRLAAGAVAAVSVLSVAGAGVASAWPIPVTPEQQRFINQARNAGFPGDDDAVLQAGLQACQMAFSGQSRPDVVGALAGQYGADPGPTGALAKAAHGILCTSAPN; encoded by the coding sequence GTGAGAATTCGCCTGGCAGCCGGCGCGGTTGCCGCAGTCTCGGTGTTGTCCGTCGCCGGCGCGGGGGTTGCATCGGCATGGCCGATACCGGTCACGCCGGAACAGCAGCGATTCATCAACCAGGCGCGCAATGCCGGTTTCCCCGGTGACGACGACGCGGTCCTGCAGGCCGGGCTGCAGGCGTGTCAGATGGCGTTCAGTGGCCAGTCACGGCCCGACGTGGTCGGCGCGCTGGCCGGGCAGTACGGGGCAGACCCCGGCCCCACCGGTGCGCTCGCGAAAGCCGCGCACGGCATCTTGTGCACGTCGGCCCCGAACTGA
- a CDS encoding FAD binding domain-containing protein, giving the protein MTEYSTASAIVVGGSIGGLTTALLLRDLGFHVDVYERTPTPLDGRGSGIVLQPDTVRWFAERSRQHMADLHTATSYVQYLDPSGATVHREPARWTYTSWGTFYRALLADFGTEHYHYGEFACGFSQDEHTATVRFVSGKTASADLVVFADGITSPAREHFDPDAALTYSGYVGWRGTVPLSELTAHTRDVLGDAITYTVIPNSHITMYPIPGEQSLDDADRLMNYVWYRNVPAGPELSELLIDKRGFAGSVSVHPGQVQDRFVDELRTAAVAQLAPAEAEVVVKTPQPYLQVLSDVRSARMALGRAALIGDAACASRPHAAAGTAKAAADAWALAEALSTSAGDIVSALAKWEPAQLQLSDNLLRRVVDMGERSQFRNSWTPGDPDLRFGLYGPGR; this is encoded by the coding sequence ATGACCGAATACTCCACTGCTTCGGCGATCGTCGTCGGCGGATCCATCGGCGGCCTCACCACCGCACTGTTGCTGCGCGACTTGGGATTCCACGTCGACGTCTACGAACGCACCCCTACTCCCCTCGACGGTCGTGGCAGCGGCATCGTCCTGCAGCCGGACACCGTGCGCTGGTTCGCCGAACGCAGCCGCCAGCACATGGCCGACCTGCACACCGCCACCTCGTACGTGCAGTACCTCGACCCCAGCGGCGCCACCGTGCACCGGGAGCCCGCCCGCTGGACCTACACCTCGTGGGGCACTTTCTACCGTGCGCTACTCGCCGACTTCGGCACCGAGCACTACCATTACGGCGAATTCGCCTGTGGTTTCAGTCAAGACGAGCACACCGCCACCGTGCGGTTCGTCAGCGGCAAGACGGCCAGCGCCGACCTCGTCGTCTTCGCCGACGGCATCACCTCACCGGCTCGTGAGCATTTCGATCCCGATGCCGCGCTCACCTACTCCGGCTACGTGGGCTGGCGCGGAACCGTCCCGCTGTCCGAACTGACCGCCCACACCCGTGATGTGCTCGGTGATGCCATCACCTACACCGTGATCCCGAACTCCCACATCACGATGTACCCGATCCCCGGCGAGCAGAGCCTCGACGACGCCGACCGCTTGATGAACTACGTCTGGTACCGCAATGTCCCGGCGGGCCCTGAACTCAGCGAATTGCTCATCGACAAAAGGGGATTCGCCGGCTCGGTGTCGGTCCATCCCGGCCAGGTGCAGGACCGCTTCGTCGACGAACTGCGCACAGCAGCGGTGGCACAGCTGGCGCCCGCAGAGGCCGAGGTGGTCGTCAAGACCCCGCAGCCCTACCTGCAGGTGCTGTCGGATGTGCGGTCCGCGCGGATGGCTCTCGGCCGGGCGGCGTTGATCGGCGACGCCGCGTGTGCCTCCCGGCCTCATGCGGCCGCTGGAACCGCCAAAGCCGCCGCAGACGCCTGGGCGCTGGCCGAGGCGCTGTCCACCTCGGCGGGAGACATCGTGTCGGCCCTGGCCAAATGGGAACCGGCGCAGCTGCAGCTCAGCGACAACTTGCTGCGCCGAGTGGTGGACATGGGCGAACGCTCCCAGTTCCGGAACAGCTGGACGCCAGGCGACCCCGATCTGCGATTCGGCCTTTACGGCCCCGGACGCTAA
- a CDS encoding cupin domain-containing protein: MTDNNYLTDLPLAGELVATDFESWPGWLKTEFAEHAFDGNVGSRLLSEDSRVRVWEIRLAPGERWHAHRHVLDYFWTAINAGSSRQHTHDGTVREVSYRAGETRHFHFGPGEFLLHDIENIGETELVFTTVEHLDSDNDALEIAR; the protein is encoded by the coding sequence ATGACCGACAACAACTATCTGACCGATCTGCCGCTCGCCGGTGAGCTGGTGGCCACCGACTTCGAGAGCTGGCCGGGATGGCTCAAGACCGAGTTCGCCGAGCACGCCTTCGACGGAAACGTCGGATCCCGCCTGCTGAGCGAGGACTCCCGGGTTCGGGTGTGGGAAATCCGGCTGGCGCCCGGCGAGCGCTGGCACGCACACCGGCACGTGCTGGACTACTTCTGGACGGCAATCAACGCGGGCAGCAGTCGCCAACACACCCACGACGGCACCGTGCGCGAAGTCTCGTATCGGGCCGGTGAGACCCGCCACTTCCATTTCGGCCCAGGCGAATTCCTGCTGCACGACATCGAGAACATCGGCGAAACCGAGCTGGTCTTCACCACCGTCGAGCACCTTGACAGTGACAATGACGCGCTGGAGATTGCGCGATGA